From Gemmatimonadaceae bacterium, the proteins below share one genomic window:
- a CDS encoding amidohydrolase family protein, with protein MRREAIGVARRIRRAWPQVAVAALVGLLTTACGGDASDAAVVALTDLKLYDGRGGPAIADAVVLVANDTVACAGSRADCPVPNGATTRSLGGAVVTPGLVDAHVHVGQTGWMDGRPDGLDLRARYPYDSLQRALRDDPDRWYNSWTCAGITAAFDVGGMRWTVQQAQRDAARRNAPHFLAAGPLISHAGRDILSIPGDSTFIMLTSEEAGVEGVRALKAMGAAAVKVWLLAAPDDQWPEIRRRFAAVAAEARVQGLPLIVHATSLREAHTAVREGAHMLVHSVENAEVDSAFVADLVAAQTVYVPTLLVGNNARRARFAGAAGQVPDIDDTLGCVDAKTRALIAEAGTLQEFYADPLALLIVRDQAEARAARRDSTMAHNLRRLYAAGATIAVGTDAGNPLTLHGASIHPELEAMQRAGIPPETLVVMATRNGARAMRREDFGTLTAGKRADLLVLAEDPAQGVGAFRSLRGVMLNGRWLREPAP; from the coding sequence GTGAGGCGTGAGGCGATTGGCGTTGCGAGGCGCATTCGGCGTGCGTGGCCGCAGGTTGCCGTCGCTGCCCTCGTTGGGCTGCTCACGACAGCTTGCGGCGGCGATGCGTCGGACGCCGCTGTCGTCGCCCTCACCGACCTCAAGCTCTATGACGGCCGCGGCGGGCCCGCCATTGCTGACGCGGTCGTGCTCGTCGCCAACGACACGGTAGCCTGCGCCGGGTCGCGCGCGGACTGCCCCGTGCCGAATGGCGCCACGACGCGTTCGCTCGGCGGTGCCGTTGTCACACCGGGGCTCGTGGATGCCCACGTGCACGTCGGACAGACCGGGTGGATGGATGGCCGTCCGGATGGACTCGACCTTCGCGCCCGCTACCCCTACGACTCGCTGCAGCGCGCCCTGCGCGACGACCCCGATCGTTGGTACAACAGCTGGACCTGCGCCGGCATCACCGCCGCCTTCGATGTGGGTGGCATGCGCTGGACCGTGCAGCAGGCACAGCGCGACGCCGCCCGCCGCAACGCGCCGCACTTCCTTGCCGCCGGCCCGCTGATCTCGCACGCCGGCCGCGACATCCTGTCCATCCCCGGCGACTCGACGTTCATCATGCTCACCAGCGAGGAGGCCGGTGTCGAGGGCGTCCGCGCGCTGAAGGCGATGGGTGCCGCCGCCGTGAAGGTCTGGCTGCTCGCGGCGCCCGATGACCAGTGGCCGGAGATCCGCCGGCGCTTTGCCGCGGTGGCCGCCGAGGCACGCGTGCAGGGCCTGCCGCTGATCGTGCACGCGACCTCGTTGCGCGAGGCGCACACGGCCGTGCGCGAGGGCGCGCATATGCTCGTGCACTCCGTCGAGAACGCCGAGGTGGACTCGGCGTTCGTCGCTGACCTGGTGGCCGCGCAGACGGTCTACGTGCCCACGCTGTTGGTGGGCAACAACGCGCGTCGCGCGCGCTTTGCCGGTGCCGCAGGCCAGGTGCCGGACATCGACGACACGCTGGGCTGCGTGGACGCGAAGACACGGGCCTTGATCGCCGAGGCCGGCACCCTGCAGGAGTTCTACGCGGACCCGCTGGCCCTGTTGATCGTGCGCGACCAGGCGGAGGCGCGCGCCGCGCGGCGCGACAGCACGATGGCGCACAACCTGCGTCGCCTGTACGCCGCGGGCGCGACGATCGCCGTCGGCACGGACGCGGGCAACCCGCTCACCCTCCACGGCGCGTCGATCCACCCGGAGCTCGAGGCGATGCAGCGCGCGGGCATCCCGCCGGAGACGCTGGTCGTGATGGCGACGCGCAACGGCGCCCGCGCGATGCGCCGCGAGGACTTCGGGACACTCACGGCCGGCAAGCGCGCCGACCTACTCGTGCTCGCGGAGGATCCCGCACAGGGCGTGGGTGCGTTCCGCAGCCTGCGCGGCGTGATGCTCAACGGCCGTTGGCTCCGGGAGCCGGCGCCGTAA
- a CDS encoding heavy metal-binding domain-containing protein: MIVVTTSELEGRPIKKYLGIVSGEAILGANIFRDIFASIRDIVGGRSAAYEQELRKAKDIAIQEMIEQCQAMGGNAIVGVDLDYENIQVGQSGGMLMVCANGTAVSV; the protein is encoded by the coding sequence GTGATCGTCGTCACCACCTCCGAACTCGAAGGCCGCCCCATCAAGAAGTACCTCGGCATCGTCAGCGGCGAGGCCATCCTTGGCGCGAACATCTTTCGCGACATCTTCGCCAGCATCCGCGACATCGTCGGCGGCCGTTCGGCGGCCTACGAGCAGGAGCTCCGCAAGGCCAAGGACATCGCCATCCAGGAGATGATCGAGCAGTGCCAGGCGATGGGCGGCAACGCCATCGTCGGCGTGGACCTCGACTACGAGAACATCCAGGTCGGCCAGAGCGGCGGGATGCTGATGGTCTGCGCGAACGGGACGGCCGTCTCCGTCTGA